One part of the Rutidosis leptorrhynchoides isolate AG116_Rl617_1_P2 chromosome 1, CSIRO_AGI_Rlap_v1, whole genome shotgun sequence genome encodes these proteins:
- the LOC139887084 gene encoding uncharacterized protein: MDEDCINSRRQREKITNQHYYEVEFFNTVVDMQIQEFGDRFSEASTELLVCMAALNPRDSFSMFDKSKLKRLCALYPKDFTSLEMNEFEVELEMYYNNVRKDQRFSTLIGISDLARLMVETRKHLSFPLVYRLLKLTLVLPVATATVERCFSAMKIVKSNLRNRIGEEFLNACIICAVEREALAKVKDEDVIQRFKKMRHRKGNV; encoded by the coding sequence ATGGATGAAGATTGTATTAATTCTAGAAGACAAAGGGAAAAGATCACTAATCAACATTATTATGAGGTTGAGTTTTTTAACACTGTCGTGGATATGCAAATTCAAGAATTCGGTGATCGTTTTAGCGAAGCTAGTACCGAATTACTTGTTTGTATGGCAGCGTTGAATCCACGTGATTCATTTTCAATGTTTGATAAATCGAAATTAAAAAGGTTGTGTGCATTATATCCAAAAGATTTCACTAGTTTGGAGATGAATGAGTTTGAAGTAGAACTTGAAATGTACTATAATAATGTCCGAAAAGATCAAAGATTTTCTACCTTGATCGGTATTTCCGACCTTGCTAGATTGATGGTGGAAACAAGAAAacatctatcttttcctttggtttATCGGTTATTAAAGCTAACATTAGTTTTGCCCGTTGCCACCGCAACGGTTGAAAGATGCTTTTCGGCGATGAAAATTGTAAAGTCAAATTTACGCAATCGTATTGGGGAGGAGTTTCTTAATGCTTGTATAATATGTGCAGTTGAAAGAGAAGCCCTCGCAAAAGTTAAAGACGAAGATGTAATTCAACGTTTTAAAAAGATGCGTCAccgtaaaggaaatgtgtag
- the LOC139887100 gene encoding uncharacterized protein → MENYYKRKEPSSSTPINVVEMEDLPFDPFDIPRITQYNPNQRDEIRRQYWLRGPSQPRVSACRYCLKCALPFCGHDETDDSLFKGNFLELMDLILSQNEELRKLPKAPGNNKMVSPYIQKDVVKYFKQEVLECIFKEIGDDIFALLVNESSDVSKKEQMAIVLRYVDAHGLIKESFVGLVHVKETSSLSLKTSIDSFFAKHNVSLSQLRGQGYDGASNMRGEFNGLKAKILDENNSAHYVHCFAHQLQLVVVAVARKHLAIVNFFDKLAVLMNVVCASCKRKDILLEMEKERVEKEIGSGIIETRRGLNQELSLIRPGDTRWNSHYKTLSRLIEIFPSILKILEYVKEEGTNGSSQNQAHGLLKYLKSFDFVFYLHLMFHILGFTNILSQALQRKG, encoded by the exons ATGGAGAACTATTATAAAAGAAAAGAACCGTCTTCATCGACCCCTATTAATGTTGTTGAAATGGAGGATCTTCCGTTTGATCCGTTTGATATACCAAGGATTACACAATATAACCCCAATCAAAGAGACGAGATAAGGAGGCAATATTGGCTTAGAGGACCTAGTCAACCACGTG TTTCAGCTTGTAGGTATTGTTTGAAATGTGCGTTACCATTTTGTGGTCATGATGAGACAGATGACTCACTTTTTAAAGGAAATTTCTTGGAATTGATGGACTTGATCTTAAGTCAAAATGAGGAACTACGTAAACTACCGAAAGCTCCGGGGAATAATAAAATGGTGTCTCCTTATATCCAAAAAGATGTTGTTAAGTATTTTAAACAAGAAGTACTCGAATGTATCTTTAAGGAAATTGGTGATGATATATTTGCATTATTAGTTAATGAATCTAGCGATGTATCTAAAAAAGAACAAATGGCAATTGTGTTACGATATGTTGATGCGCATGGACTTATTAAAGAGAGCTTTGTAGGTCTTGTTCATGTAAAAGAGACATCTTCTTTGTCTCTTAAAACTTCCATTGATTCTTTTTTCGCTAAACATAATGTGAGTTTGTCACAACTTAGAGGTCAAGGTTATGATGGAGCAAGCAACATGCGAGGTGAGTTCAATGGCTTAAAAGCAAAAATCTTGGATGAAAATAACTCGGCACATTATGTACATTGTTTTGCTCATCAACTTCAATTAGTTGTTGTGGCGGTTGCAAGAAAACATTTGGCCATAGTTAACTTTTTTGACAAGTTAGCCGTTTTGATGAATGTTGTTTGTGCTTCTTGTAAGCGAAAAGATATTTTGCTAGAAATGGAGAAGGAGAGGGTAGAAAAAGAAATTGGTAGTGGTATAATTGAAACCAGGAGAGGATTGAATCAAGAGCTTTCTCTTATACGGCCCGGAGACACACGATGGAACTCTCACTACAAAACCCTTTCGCGTTTGATTGAGATATTTCCATCTATTTTAAAGATCCTTGAATATGTTAAAGAAGAAGGGACAAATGGTTCTAGCCAAAATCAAGCACATGGTCTTTTAAAGTATTTAAAATCATTTGACTTTGTGTTTTATTTGCATTTAATGTTTCACATTTTAGGGTTCACTAATATATTGTCACAAGCTCTTCAAAGAAAAGGTTAA